Proteins encoded in a region of the Ciona intestinalis chromosome 6, KH, whole genome shotgun sequence genome:
- the LOC100179420 gene encoding uncharacterized protein LOC100179420, producing MDERRPPPYAPNAYSNIEVPQPMERLAPAPSPPSFHPPSAPKVLPTAREPNPPRSSSNVSMPPPYPAKYVPSVPFPFMSGYLEKSTGDHTAPLKSQSWSKKYVEVSDGTLRFFTLREEREDTGVVVPLSESFVSVQAKRIIRLESKTGIRIFRAQSESRAYHWVLTISRYCLVAPTAEGFCKKLSGGKNVMEDRYLRLHADGILSWFKSEKEDADCRGSIQVRGERISIDPSKSHVLLVQTKERRYMFELIDAFECNQWYAVTSWHSHRRPLENTAIAVRNKGSVSRN from the exons ATGGACGAACGTCGCCCGCCACCTTACGCACCGAATGCGTATTCAAACATAGAAGTACCCCAG CCAATGGAACGCTTAGCACCAGCTCCTAGTCCACCATCCTTTCACCCCCCTTCTGCTCCTAAAGTTTTACCAACAGCAAGAGAGCCTAACCCACCAAGATCc AGCTCCAATGTATCAATGCCGCCCCCCTACCCAGCTAAATACGTTCCTTCCGTTCCCTTTCCTTTTATGAGCGGTTACCTTGAAAAAAGCACGG GTGACCACACGGCGCCATTGAAGTCGCAGTCATGGTCCAAAAAATACGTTGAAGTCAGCGATGGAACTTTACGTTTCTTCACGCTGAGAGAAGAACGCGAGGACACAGGCGTTGTGGTGCCACTATCGGAGTCATTTGTCTCCGTTCAAGCAAAGCGAATAATTCGGCTCGAGAGTAAAACCGGGATCCGGATATTTAGAGCGCAGTCGGAATCCAGGGCGTACCATTGGGTGCTAACTATATCGAGATACTGTTTAGTGGCGCCGACCGCTGAAG gtttttgtaaaaaactaaGCGGTGGCAAAAACGTGATGGAAGATAGATATTTAAGGCTCCATGCGGATGGGATCTTATCATGGTTTAAAAGCGAGAAGGAAGACGCCGATTGTAGAGGTTCTATACAAGTTAGAGGCGAACGCATAAGTATTGACCCAAGCAAGTCCCATGTATTGCTTGTCCAAACTAAAGAGCGAAGATATATGTTCGAGTTAATCGATGCTTTTGAATGCAACCAGTGGTATGCCGTCACTTCATGGCACTCGCATCGGAGACCGCTTGAAAACACAGCAATTGCTGTTCGAAATAAAGGGAGCGTCTCTAGAAATTAA
- the spi/pu.1 gene encoding transcription factor protein isoform X1, with the protein MMVAENLASYSEFADISKLQPTFHSDNGLYSMDDSAEFASLQPVDQGYDIYNQQYNNQSMNYVAEIDHNMLNPQDVLTTHTDPLLPSNGSFTTSYPVTTTYAAVNQQQDSTWCGYGTETCSSYFSDSDISLLEVSDDECPSPSSYCESPLNVVSQQISDVDSTNQSPGNELCMVQNAANGQTQQKTPTVRRNGRRKRRQPILSEFLYNALECPDKYGDKIRWVDRPRGIFEFISETKEILAEEWGLRKRNQKVMTYQKMSRALRLYINKDQVMNKISQKLRYAFRPDFMHSMLRSSANQIC; encoded by the exons ATGATGGTCGCAGAAAATCTTGCTTCTTACTCAGAATTTGCTGACATCAGCAAACTACAGCCAACCTTCCATAGCGACAATGGTCTATACTCCATGGACGACAGCGCTGAATTTGCAAGCCTACAACCTGTGGACCAGGGGTACGACATATACAACCAACAATACAACAACCAGAGCATGAACTATGTGGCAGAAATCGACCATAATATGCTGAACCCTCAAGACGTTCTTACAACACACACAGATCCACTACTTCCGTCAAACGGGAGTTTCACGACTTCATACCCGGTTACCACAACCTACGCTGCCGTTAACCAGCAACAAGACAGCACTTGGTGTGGGTACGGTACCGAAACATGTTCGTCCTACTTCTCGGACAGCGATATCAGCTTGCTAGAGGTCTCAGACGACGAATGCCCGAGCCCGAGCTCGTATTGCGAGTCCCCGTTAAATGTTGTCAGCCAACAAATTTCTGATGTTGACAGCACAAACCAGAGTCCAGGGAACGAGCTGTGCATGGTACAGAACGCTGCTAATGGTCAAACACAGCAGAAAACTCCAACGGTTCGCCGAAATG GCAGGAGAAAGCGAAGGCAACCGATACTTTCTGAGTTTCTATACAATGCCTTGGAATGCCCGGATAAATACGGAGACAAAATACGTTGGGTGGATAGACCAAGAGGTATATTTGAG ttcaTCTCCGAGACAAAAGAGATACTCGCTGAAGAATGGGGCCTAAGAAAAAGAAACCAAAAAGTGATGACGTATCAGAAGATGTCACGTGCCCTGCGCCTATACATCAACAAAGACCAAGTCATGAACAAAATAAGTCAAAAATTACGTTACGCCTTCCGACCGGATTTCATGCACTCTATGCTCCGTAGCAGCGCCAACCAA ATTTGCTGA
- the LOC100181737 gene encoding uncharacterized protein LOC100181737: protein MEGNASCKPNYEWCSTEQVKSVLGSLTFKSKDNACLENTPELAMSSILRTANGDRFVLFVSNFAENEIEVWEITRTTKLIAKFAGRILVPGSSAWSKMSCDCAARDVFNLPGDVTYFFLFVTCPDLGSVRYIRLECDLSWLKKFSSISMTNEFKHPGLHTPSSVTSYRGCDVTVAIICGSSGIIFYFKFFKSGEESNSVTELKKFARKRHPTLCAMAIDDRGYTYVTSAQSDDVTEINPTQLDEKVFKFAEGIHGISIKQTKTEATLLGTVTKLNRLVALSGHKNDVISTPAFGLKNPRSILSVSDLVILAGRSTGTNSAKVLFFTL from the exons ATGGAGGGAAACGCGAGCTGCAAACCGAATTACGAATGGTGTTCGACAGAGCAAGTCAAATCAGTTCTTGGTTCGCTTACTTTTAAAAGCAAAGATAATGCTTGCTTGGAAAATACGCCGGAGTTGGCTATGTCGTCGATTTTAAGAACAGCGAACGGAGATAGGTTCGTACTTTTCGTCAGTAACTTTGCAGAGAACGAAATCGAGGTATGGGAAATAACGAGGACTACAAAACTGATCGCGAAATTCGCTGGGAGAATTTTGGTGCCCGGTTCTAGTGCTTGGTCGAAAATGTCGTGCGACTGCGCGGCTCGTGATGTCTTCAATTTACCCGGTGACGTCACgtacttttttcttttcgtgACGTGTCCTGACCTTGGTAGCGTACGTTATATTAGACTTGAATGCGACTTGTcttggttaaaaaaattctcAAGTATTTCTATGACCAACGAGTTCAAACACCCTGGACTACATACTCCatcgtctgtgacgtcatacagaggctgtgacgtcacagtcgcCATTATCTGCGGATCTTCGGGAATAATTTTCTActtcaagttttttaaaagcGGTGAAGAGAGTAATTCTGTCACggaattaaaaaagtttgccaGGAAACGTCACCCTACCTTATGCGCGATGGCGATCGATGATCGCGGGTACACCTACGTCACCAGCGCTCaaagtgatgacgtcactgaaaTAAATCCGACGCAGCTTGACGAAAAA GTTTTCAAATTCGCCGAAGGTATTCACGGAATATCAATAAAGCAAACAAAGACCGAAGCCACCTTGTTAGGAACTGTTACAAAACTAAACCGCTTGGTGGCGCTAAGTGGCCACaagaatgacgtcatcagcacGCCTgcgtttggtttaaaaaaccCGCGAAGTATTTTATCGGTTTCGGATTTAGTTATTTTAGCAGGGCGAAGTACGGGCACAAATAGCGcaaaggttttgttttttactttgtgA
- the LOC108949544 gene encoding amine sulfotransferase-like, with product MDFSYVRSITSLLPKNVRPDFQPYYDYMKDVFVDNPRIQQYNGYNLYPGFEPSTADYVCNKWKPRKNDVIICAYPKTGTNWLQEITRQIIYLKDPELLQKTKAFSHFYSLLAYGPASKYEITDKLEIPRRIFGTNLPSQCLNLEKFKRIGTKLIHVIRNPKDQAVSWYYFAQHHPFIAAGVQPFDQHCPKDVEKFIDNCIEGSQRFFGLENEGYLHHVRGWYDHKGDPNILFISFEDLKRDLPKEIRKIAKFIDVQISDSDVNDIVANTAINKMPQTEKTNNDISKSMIRKGIVGDWKTHFTDEQSNRLDAKVREVLSNTDIQFTYEL from the exons ATGGATTTTTCCTATGTTCGCTCAATTACAAGTCTATTGCCTAAAAACGTTCGTCCAGATTTCCAGCCGTATTATGATTACATGAAAGACGTGTTTGTGGACAATCCACGCATCCAGCAATATAATGGATACAACTTGTACCCGGGGTTCGAACCGAGTACTGCAGATTACGTTTGCAACAAATGGAAACCAagaaaaaatgacgtcattatttgCGCATATCCTAAAACAG GGACAAATTGGCTCCAAGAGATCACAAGACAAATAATCTATCTCAAAGACCCGGAGTTGCTTCAGAAAACCAAAGCCTTTTcgcatttttattctttgctCGCATACGGACCGG CATCCAAATATGAAATTACGGATAAACTTGAAATACCGAGACGTATCTTTGGAACGAATCTACCATCTCAGTGCCTTAatttagaaaagtttaaacGCATTGGGACAAAG TTGATCCACGTTATCCGTAACCCCAAGGATCAAGCGGTATCGTGGTATTACTTTGCCCAGCACCACCCCTTCATTGCTGCCGGGGTACAACCATTTGACCAACATTGTCCCAAAGACGTGGAAAAGTTTATAGACAACTGCATTGAAG GGTCTCAAAGGTTTTTCGGATTGGAAAATGAAGGTTACCTTCACCACGTAAGAGGATGGTACGATCATAAGGGAGATCCCAACATTCTATTTATCTCATTCGAAGATTTAAAACGc GACTTGCCGAAAGAAATTCGTAAGATTGCGAAATTCATTGACGTCCAAATATCGGACAGTGATGTAAACGATATCGTAGCTAACACTGCGATAAATAAGATGCCACAAACTGAGAAAACGAATAATGATATTTCAAAGTCCATGATTCGGAAAG GCATCGTTGGCGATTGGAAAACCCACTTTACAGATGAACAATCAAACCGACTCGATGCGAAAGTTCGTGAGGTTTTGTCCAACACAGACATCCAGTTCACATACGAGTTGTAA
- the spi/pu.1 gene encoding transcription factor protein (The RefSeq protein has 2 substitutions compared to this genomic sequence) — translation MMVAENLASYSEFADISKLQPTFHSDNGLYSMDDSAEFASLQPVDQGYDIYNQQYNNHSMNYVAEIDHNMLNPQDVLTTHTDPLLTSNGSFTTSYPVTTTYAAVNQQQDSTWCGYGTETCSSYFSDSDISLLEVSDDECPSPSSYCESPLNVVSQQISDVDSTNQSPGNELCMVQNAANGQTQQKTPTVRRNGRRKRRQPILSEFLYNALECPDKYGDKIRWVDRPRGIFEFISETKEILAEEWGLRKRNQKVMTYQKMSRALRLYINKDQVMNKISQKLRYAFRPDFMHSMLRSSANQIC, via the exons ATGATGGTCGCAGAAAATCTTGCTTCTTACTCAGAATTTGCTGACATCAGCAAACTACAGCCAACCTTCCATAGCGACAATGGTCTATACTCCATGGACGACAGCGCTGAATTTGCAAGCCTACAACCTGTGGACCAGGGGTACGACATATACAACCAACAATACAACAACCAGAGCATGAACTATGTGGCAGAAATCGACCATAATATGCTGAACCCTCAAGACGTTCTTACAACACACACAGATCCACTACTTCCGTCAAACGGGAGTTTCACGACTTCATACCCGGTTACCACAACCTACGCTGCCGTTAACCAGCAACAAGACAGCACTTGGTGTGGGTACGGTACCGAAACATGTTCGTCCTACTTCTCGGACAGCGATATCAGCTTGCTAGAGGTCTCAGACGACGAATGCCCGAGCCCGAGCTCGTATTGCGAGTCCCCGTTAAATGTTGTCAGCCAACAAATTTCTGATGTTGACAGCACAAACCAGAGTCCAGGGAACGAGCTGTGCATGGTACAGAACGCTGCTAATGGTCAAACACAGCAGAAAACTCCAACGGTTCGCCGAAATG GCAGGAGAAAGCGAAGGCAACCGATACTTTCTGAGTTTCTATACAATGCCTTGGAATGCCCGGATAAATACGGAGACAAAATACGTTGGGTGGATAGACCAAGAGGTATATTTGAG ttcaTCTCCGAGACAAAAGAGATACTCGCTGAAGAATGGGGCCTAAGAAAAAGAAACCAAAAAGTGATGACGTATCAGAAGATGTCACGTGCCCTGCGCCTATACATCAACAAAGACCAAGTCATGAACAAAATAAGTCAAAAATTACGTTACGCCTTCCGACCGGATTTCATGCACTCTATGCTCCGTAGCAGCGCCAACCAAATTTGCTGA